A genomic segment from Chitinophagaceae bacterium encodes:
- a CDS encoding efflux RND transporter periplasmic adaptor subunit: MKKLTKIIGVVVLLLAAGSCGNKSPKENNAGINDKKTTLAKLKKAQEKNDLEIKKLEEELALLDTSDASEKYAKLVAVAPVAVQNFQHYIELRGKIDAENISAITPRMGPAQVKAMYVRQGQAVKKGQLLLKLDDAILRQSVTAARRQTDGIKTQLAFAKNVYQRQKNLWDKGIGTEVQLITAKTNVESLENQLGAANEQIKVAQEQLNTSNVVSDVSGIADEVNIKVGEIFSGMNAQGQPQIKIVNTSSLKAVTTIAENYINKLHTGTPVVITLPDVNKTFNSSISYLGQSIANNMIGFVAEAKLPRDAALKPNQTAIIKIQDYTASNAIVIPVNTIQNDEKGKYVYVLQKSGNGQMYASKRNINIGEAFGEMVEVKTGLSAGEQLITEGYQDLYEGQQVITNAN; encoded by the coding sequence ATGAAAAAACTAACAAAAATAATTGGGGTTGTTGTTTTGCTGCTGGCTGCCGGCTCCTGCGGCAATAAAAGCCCTAAAGAAAACAACGCTGGTATAAACGACAAAAAAACAACACTGGCAAAACTTAAGAAAGCACAGGAAAAAAACGACCTGGAAATTAAAAAACTGGAAGAGGAACTGGCTTTACTGGATACAAGTGACGCATCGGAAAAATATGCAAAGCTGGTTGCAGTAGCGCCAGTTGCAGTGCAAAACTTTCAGCATTATATTGAGCTAAGGGGAAAAATAGATGCCGAAAATATTTCTGCAATTACGCCAAGAATGGGCCCAGCGCAGGTAAAAGCCATGTATGTAAGGCAAGGCCAGGCGGTAAAAAAAGGGCAGCTTTTATTAAAACTGGATGATGCCATCCTGCGCCAGTCGGTTACTGCCGCACGTCGCCAAACCGATGGCATTAAAACACAACTGGCATTTGCCAAAAATGTTTACCAGCGACAAAAAAATCTGTGGGACAAAGGCATTGGCACCGAAGTACAGCTCATTACCGCCAAAACAAATGTAGAGAGCCTCGAAAACCAATTAGGCGCTGCCAACGAACAAATTAAAGTTGCCCAGGAACAATTGAATACTTCAAATGTAGTGAGTGATGTAAGCGGTATTGCCGATGAAGTGAATATTAAAGTAGGGGAAATTTTCAGCGGCATGAACGCCCAGGGCCAGCCGCAAATAAAAATTGTAAATACCAGCAGCCTTAAAGCCGTTACAACAATTGCCGAAAATTACATCAACAAACTCCACACCGGCACACCGGTGGTAATTACCCTACCCGATGTAAACAAAACCTTTAACAGCAGCATCTCCTACCTAGGCCAGTCTATTGCAAATAATATGATAGGCTTTGTGGCCGAAGCAAAATTACCCAGGGATGCTGCCTTAAAACCCAACCAAACCGCTATCATCAAAATACAGGATTATACGGCATCCAATGCTATTGTAATTCCGGTAAATACCATTCAAAACGATGAAAAAGGCAAGTACGTTTATGTATTACAAAAATCCGGCAACGGGCAAATGTATGCAAGCAAAAGAAATATCAATATAGGCGAAGCCTTTGGAGAAATGGTAGAAGTAAAAACTGGTTTATCGGCCGGCGAACAACTTATTACCGAAGGATACCAGGACCTCTACGAAGGGCAACAGGTAATTACCAATGCTAATTAA
- a CDS encoding TolC family protein, with the protein MKRLFFKKAVPLPLLLLGFFVTAIAQKKHEFSVQQAVAYALQNSVTVKNALLDYKIQQQANNEIVAIALPQISTSGQFTDYLKIPTSLIPAEFFGGQPGTFMPVQFGTKYNTSGGIDVRQILFDGQVFVGLQARDATLKFAGLQAELTKEQIKMNVEKIYYQLVVGKQQITSIDANIFTTQKLLDNTREIFKNGFAERLDVDKVNVLLNNMLTEKEKAQWQLNAGNNALKFLLNLPQKDSLVLTDSLTVDLLKENLLDSAFDYNSRKEVQLLNVSKQLNQYNIRRYQLSYIPTLSAFASYQKNAQRTKFDFFADKKWFTTSMVGLNVSFTLFDGFAKKSKINQAKYALEKTNNSLEQMKASIDNDVEQARTKIKSALITMDIQKQNMQLAEKVYTSTKLKYEQGLGSHQEIYNAQSELKVAQNNYYGALYDAIIARIDYLKASGKL; encoded by the coding sequence ATGAAGAGATTATTTTTTAAAAAAGCCGTACCGCTCCCATTATTACTATTGGGTTTTTTTGTAACAGCTATTGCACAAAAAAAGCATGAATTTTCTGTGCAGCAGGCAGTTGCTTATGCCTTGCAAAATAGTGTAACGGTAAAAAACGCCTTGCTCGATTATAAAATTCAGCAACAGGCAAATAATGAAATTGTGGCTATTGCTCTACCGCAAATAAGTACCAGCGGACAGTTTACCGATTATTTAAAAATACCTACAAGCCTTATACCTGCTGAATTTTTTGGCGGCCAGCCCGGTACTTTTATGCCTGTACAGTTTGGTACCAAGTATAATACCAGCGGTGGTATTGATGTACGCCAGATATTATTTGATGGCCAGGTTTTTGTAGGCCTGCAGGCAAGGGATGCCACATTAAAATTTGCAGGCCTACAGGCAGAATTAACCAAGGAGCAAATTAAAATGAATGTAGAGAAAATCTATTACCAGCTGGTAGTGGGCAAACAACAAATTACATCCATTGACGCCAATATTTTCACCACCCAAAAATTGCTGGATAATACCCGGGAAATTTTTAAAAACGGCTTTGCAGAAAGGCTGGATGTAGATAAAGTGAATGTATTGCTCAACAATATGCTTACCGAAAAAGAAAAAGCACAATGGCAGTTGAATGCCGGCAATAATGCATTAAAATTTTTATTGAACCTGCCACAAAAAGATTCCCTGGTACTCACCGATTCATTAACGGTTGACCTGCTCAAAGAAAACCTGCTTGATAGCGCTTTTGATTACAATAGCCGTAAAGAAGTGCAATTGCTCAACGTATCAAAGCAGTTGAACCAATATAATATAAGGCGTTACCAGTTGAGTTATATCCCTACCCTGTCTGCATTTGCCAGTTATCAAAAAAATGCACAGCGCACAAAATTTGATTTTTTTGCCGATAAAAAATGGTTTACCACTTCAATGGTTGGGCTCAATGTATCCTTTACATTATTTGACGGTTTTGCCAAAAAAAGCAAGATAAACCAAGCCAAATATGCTTTAGAAAAAACCAATAACAGTTTGGAGCAAATGAAAGCGTCTATTGATAATGATGTGGAGCAGGCACGTACTAAAATTAAATCTGCCCTTATTACAATGGATATACAAAAACAAAATATGCAACTTGCCGAAAAAGTTTATACCAGCACAAAACTAAAATACGAACAAGGCCTGGGTAGCCACCAGGAAATTTATAATGCTCAATCGGAACTTAAGGTTGCGCAAAATAATTATTACGGCGCACTTTACGATGCCATTATTGCCCGTATTGACTACCTTAAAGCAAGCGGCAAATTATAA
- a CDS encoding TetR/AcrR family transcriptional regulator, producing the protein MNFDISDTRQRIKAEAGMLLMKYGLRSMSMDDIAAHLGMSKKTIYLHYTDKEELVGEIITEMLNKNEKDCNCEVTQSENAIHEVILAMTMLQSLIPTINPSLLNDLQKYHPKVFLKFKKHKDQFLFNVFKSNLERGKKEKLYRPDINAEILAKFRVESIMILFNPEFRTNFSDSQLDIQLEVLRNFLFGLVTAKGYELLVNYLAQQKKQKKKN; encoded by the coding sequence ATGAATTTTGATATTTCAGATACCCGGCAAAGGATAAAAGCTGAAGCAGGCATGCTTTTGATGAAATATGGCCTGCGCAGCATGAGCATGGACGATATTGCCGCTCACCTGGGCATGAGTAAAAAAACAATTTACCTGCATTATACAGATAAAGAAGAACTGGTAGGGGAAATTATTACCGAAATGCTGAACAAAAATGAGAAAGACTGCAATTGCGAAGTAACCCAATCAGAAAATGCCATCCATGAAGTGATTTTGGCAATGACCATGCTTCAAAGCCTCATCCCTACTATTAACCCTTCGCTGCTCAACGACCTGCAAAAATATCATCCAAAAGTTTTTTTAAAATTTAAAAAACATAAGGACCAATTTTTGTTTAACGTATTTAAATCAAACTTAGAAAGGGGTAAAAAAGAAAAACTTTACCGGCCGGATATCAATGCAGAAATATTAGCAAAGTTCAGGGTGGAAAGTATTATGATACTGTTTAACCCGGAGTTTAGGACCAACTTTAGCGATAGCCAATTGGATATTCAACTGGAAGTTTTAAGAAATTTTTTATTTGGGCTGGTAACAGCAAAAGGATACGAATTACTGGTGAATTACCTGGCGCAGCAAAAAAAACAAAAGAAAAAAAATTAA
- a CDS encoding DUF502 domain-containing protein, which produces MSQRFYYTKILQYFLQGLLIIAPLAITVYALYFIISTIDNWLPIFSYTNEKGRVIVQNYGLGFLIILLAIIAIGYFSSFFITGRLINFMDRVMERTPGIKHIYTTTRDFVEAFAGDKKKFTFNVLANIDDTDVWRMGFVTREDMAEFGFQDYVAVYIPMAYSVAGHVYVIPKSRIKPITHITSAQTMKFAVSGGVTTVDEVETRVS; this is translated from the coding sequence ATGTCACAGCGCTTTTATTATACTAAAATTTTACAATATTTTTTGCAGGGCTTGCTCATTATTGCCCCTTTGGCCATAACCGTTTATGCTTTGTACTTTATTATAAGTACCATAGATAATTGGCTGCCTATATTTTCTTATACCAATGAAAAAGGCCGGGTAATTGTGCAAAACTATGGCCTTGGTTTTTTAATAATTTTGCTGGCAATAATTGCTATTGGTTATTTTAGTTCGTTTTTTATTACCGGCAGGCTCATTAATTTTATGGACAGGGTAATGGAACGTACCCCGGGCATTAAGCATATTTACACTACCACCCGTGATTTTGTAGAAGCTTTTGCAGGCGACAAGAAAAAATTTACTTTTAACGTATTGGCCAATATAGATGATACGGATGTATGGCGTATGGGTTTTGTAACCCGGGAAGACATGGCCGAATTTGGTTTCCAGGATTATGTGGCGGTATATATCCCCATGGCTTATTCCGTTGCCGGGCATGTATATGTAATTCCCAAAAGCAGGATAAAACCTATTACCCATATTACCAGCGCCCAAACGATGAAGTTTGCCGTAAGCGGCGGCGTTACCACGGTTGATGAAGTGGAAACAAGGGTTTCGTAA
- a CDS encoding S1/P1 Nuclease, translating to MKKIFVSGILTLLMLVAYLPAYCWGFWAHQKINYFAVFSLPPEMMVLFKPNITFISEHAVDPDKRRYAVAGEGPRHYIDIDHWGEYPYDSLPRKWKDAVAKYSLDSITTYGIVPWHVQVMLGRLTDAFRDKNFSGILKNSTELGHYIADAHVPLHANTNHNGQYTNQKGIHAFWESRVPELLAEKYFDFFVGKAQYIKNPGEYIWARVLESAKASDSVLSIERELTKQFSEDQKYSFEERNGVIIRQYSTAFSKAYDAKMDGMVERRMKQAIFTIASFWYTAWVNAGQPDLKPISKQKFSEADVKDFEKLNSEWSPGKKMIGRQEEDF from the coding sequence ATGAAAAAAATTTTTGTTTCAGGTATATTGACGCTGCTGATGCTTGTGGCTTATTTGCCAGCCTATTGCTGGGGATTTTGGGCACATCAAAAAATTAATTACTTCGCAGTATTTTCTTTACCGCCGGAAATGATGGTTTTGTTTAAACCTAATATCACTTTTATTAGCGAACATGCTGTAGACCCCGATAAAAGGCGCTACGCCGTTGCCGGCGAAGGACCAAGGCATTATATTGATATTGACCATTGGGGAGAATACCCTTATGATTCACTGCCGAGGAAATGGAAAGATGCCGTGGCAAAATATTCGCTGGACAGTATTACCACTTATGGTATTGTACCCTGGCATGTACAGGTAATGCTGGGCAGGTTAACAGATGCTTTTAGGGATAAAAACTTTAGCGGTATTTTAAAAAACAGCACCGAACTGGGCCACTATATTGCCGATGCACATGTTCCTTTACATGCCAATACCAACCACAACGGGCAATATACTAACCAAAAAGGCATACACGCCTTTTGGGAAAGCAGGGTTCCGGAATTATTGGCCGAAAAATATTTTGACTTTTTTGTGGGCAAGGCCCAATACATAAAAAACCCAGGGGAGTATATTTGGGCAAGAGTTTTAGAGAGTGCAAAAGCAAGCGATAGCGTTTTATCTATTGAAAGGGAACTCACCAAACAATTTTCGGAAGACCAAAAATATTCATTTGAAGAACGCAACGGAGTAATCATCAGGCAATATTCAACTGCATTTTCAAAGGCATACGATGCAAAAATGGATGGCATGGTAGAGCGCCGTATGAAACAGGCAATTTTTACCATTGCCTCCTTTTGGTACACGGCATGGGTAAATGCAGGCCAGCCCGATTTAAAACCCATCAGCAAACAAAAATTTTCTGAAGCAGATGTTAAAGATTTTGAAAAACTCAACAGTGAATGGTCGCCAGGCAAAAAAATGATAGGTAGGCAGGAAGAAGATTTTTAA
- a CDS encoding ABC transporter ATP-binding protein, producing the protein MKILWRYLKPHKWLVLVTLLMAGINTGFSLADPILFGKLVNLAADHFSGVDGLSNDQFFWTFHKITRKDVPYWELGVFVIIIFSISVAMISRIAKAFQDYFLNVIIQKFGADVFTDGLKKAMKLPYQDFEDQISGETLSILTKVRSDTERFMISFINVLFGVFVGIVFVFVYAALFIHWLVPVAYLVGIFMLSFITGKLSKKIKVIQKNIVNQTTALAGSTTESLRNIELVKSLGLTTQEVDRLNKNTYKILALELTKVKRIRSISFVQGTLVNTLRQVILFILMWLIFRHQMDAGQLVTMQIFSFFVFGPLQEIGNIILSYREAEASLQNFDRLMKKEPEPEAAHPQQLGEIKELEFLNVAFQHKTAAQKAIDNISFKVSIGETIAFVGPSGSGKSTLMKLLVGLYRPQQGKILYNGLDETAIRFDDLRNQIGFVTQDTNLFNGTIKDNLLFVKPGASEADLNEALEKAACTNLMARAEKGLETMIGEGGLKLSGGEKQRLSIARALLRKPRVLLFDEATSALDSLTEEEITNTIRNISELKSQVTILIAHRLSTIMHADKIFVLEKGEVEEIGTHEELLDKKGLYFAMWRQQIGERKYSLIKQSGSLNSFI; encoded by the coding sequence ATGAAAATTTTATGGCGATACCTTAAACCACATAAGTGGCTGGTATTGGTAACCCTGTTAATGGCAGGTATCAATACAGGTTTTTCCCTGGCAGATCCTATTTTGTTTGGTAAACTGGTGAACCTGGCAGCCGACCATTTTTCGGGGGTTGATGGTTTATCAAACGATCAGTTTTTTTGGACCTTTCATAAAATTACCCGTAAAGACGTACCCTATTGGGAATTAGGCGTTTTTGTAATTATTATTTTTTCTATTTCAGTGGCAATGATCAGCCGTATTGCCAAAGCATTTCAGGATTATTTTTTAAATGTTATCATTCAAAAATTTGGCGCTGATGTTTTTACCGATGGGTTAAAAAAAGCCATGAAACTGCCTTACCAGGATTTTGAAGACCAGATAAGCGGGGAAACACTTTCCATTCTTACCAAAGTAAGATCCGATACCGAAAGATTTATGATAAGCTTTATCAATGTTCTTTTTGGCGTTTTTGTGGGTATTGTATTTGTGTTTGTATATGCCGCTTTATTTATACACTGGCTGGTACCGGTGGCTTATCTTGTTGGTATTTTTATGCTTTCTTTTATTACCGGTAAGCTGAGTAAAAAAATTAAGGTAATCCAAAAAAATATTGTTAATCAAACAACGGCACTGGCTGGCTCTACAACCGAATCGCTTAGGAATATAGAACTGGTTAAAAGCCTGGGCCTCACAACGCAGGAAGTAGACCGGCTCAACAAAAATACTTATAAAATTTTAGCACTGGAACTTACCAAGGTAAAGCGCATACGCAGCATTAGTTTTGTGCAGGGAACCCTGGTAAATACGCTAAGGCAGGTAATTTTATTTATTTTAATGTGGCTCATTTTCAGGCACCAAATGGATGCCGGGCAACTGGTAACCATGCAGATATTTTCTTTTTTTGTTTTTGGGCCCTTGCAGGAAATCGGCAATATCATCCTTTCTTACCGTGAAGCAGAAGCATCGTTGCAAAATTTCGACAGGCTCATGAAAAAAGAACCCGAGCCCGAAGCCGCCCATCCACAACAGCTAGGAGAAATAAAAGAACTGGAATTTTTAAATGTAGCTTTTCAGCATAAAACCGCTGCACAAAAAGCCATAGATAATATCAGTTTTAAAGTAAGCATAGGTGAAACTATTGCTTTTGTGGGTCCAAGCGGCAGCGGCAAATCTACCTTAATGAAGTTGCTTGTAGGCTTGTACCGGCCACAACAGGGAAAAATTTTATATAACGGTTTAGATGAAACCGCAATTCGCTTTGATGACTTGCGCAACCAAATTGGATTTGTAACACAGGATACCAACCTGTTTAACGGAACCATAAAAGATAATTTATTATTTGTAAAACCCGGCGCCAGTGAGGCAGACTTAAATGAAGCGCTTGAAAAAGCAGCCTGTACCAATTTAATGGCCCGTGCCGAAAAAGGCCTGGAAACTATGATTGGTGAAGGCGGTTTAAAACTAAGCGGCGGTGAAAAACAACGCTTGTCTATTGCCCGTGCCTTATTGCGCAAGCCCAGGGTTTTACTTTTTGATGAAGCCACTTCTGCATTGGATTCCCTCACGGAAGAAGAAATTACCAATACCATCCGCAACATCTCCGAATTAAAAAGCCAGGTTACCATTTTAATTGCCCACAGGCTGAGTACTATAATGCATGCCGATAAAATTTTTGTACTGGAAAAAGGCGAAGTGGAAGAAATAGGCACCCATGAAGAATTGCTGGATAAAAAAGGGTTGTATTTTGCCATGTGGCGCCAGCAAATTGGTGAAAGAAAATATAGTTTAATTAAACAATCAGGTTCACTCAACTCCTTTATATGA
- a CDS encoding SemiSWEET transporter, which yields MTAIEILGLVAGTITSITFLPQVIRIWKTKSAKDLSINMLLLLMVGVSMWLAYGIFQKDAAIIYTNSMVLLMGLLMLYFKFKFK from the coding sequence ATGACAGCAATTGAAATTTTGGGCCTTGTTGCAGGCACCATTACCTCCATTACTTTTTTGCCACAAGTTATTCGTATTTGGAAAACCAAATCGGCAAAGGATTTATCTATAAATATGTTATTATTGCTCATGGTGGGTGTAAGTATGTGGCTTGCTTATGGTATTTTTCAAAAAGATGCCGCAATTATTTATACCAATAGCATGGTTTTATTAATGGGTTTGCTGATGTTGTATTTTAAATTTAAATTTAAGTAG
- a CDS encoding DUF983 domain-containing protein: MAEEKKPKPNYYWSILVMTCPRCRRGPLFISKNAYSKLTMGNILNMPETCAECGQRFHLEPGFWYGTGYVSYALTIVFSAVSFILWWLIIGFSLDDYRLFYWLIANAVLLIVLQPWLMRLSRSVYLRFFITYDEEYEITQPKVYS, encoded by the coding sequence ATGGCCGAAGAAAAAAAGCCGAAGCCAAATTATTATTGGAGCATACTGGTAATGACCTGCCCCAGATGCAGGCGTGGACCTTTGTTTATTTCAAAAAATGCTTATTCAAAACTTACCATGGGCAATATTTTAAATATGCCCGAAACCTGCGCCGAATGTGGCCAGCGTTTTCACCTGGAACCTGGGTTTTGGTATGGAACGGGTTATGTGAGTTATGCATTAACGATAGTATTTTCAGCGGTATCTTTTATTCTTTGGTGGTTAATCATTGGCTTTTCATTGGATGATTACCGGTTATTTTATTGGCTGATAGCAAATGCCGTTTTATTAATAGTATTGCAGCCCTGGCTTATGCGGTTGAGCCGTAGCGTTTACCTGCGCTTTTTTATTACTTATGACGAAGAGTATGAAATTACCCAGCCCAAAGTATATTCTTAA
- a CDS encoding acetyl-CoA C-acyltransferase encodes MQEAYIVAGYRTAVGKSKKGGFRFTRPDNLAVEVIKGLLATVPQLETKRIDDVIVGNAVPEAEQGLQVGRIIAAKAVSFDTAGITINRYCASGLESIAMATAKIRSGMAECIIAGGTESMSLVPTAGWKTVPSYEIAIDEPDYYLSMGLTAEAVAKEYKINREDQDAFAYNSHVKAAKAIDEGFFKSGILPITVEEVYVDEKNKRKTRSYIVDTDEGVRRDTTVEGLAKLKPAFAAGGVVTAGNSSQTSDGAAFVIVMSERMITELGLKPIARLVNSACAGVHPRIMGIGPIAAVPKVLKQAGISLNDIDLIELNEAFASQSLAVIRELKLNPSIVNINGGAIALGHPLGCTGCKLSIQLINDMKRLKKKYGMVTACVGGGQGIAGIIENIE; translated from the coding sequence ATGCAGGAAGCATATATAGTTGCCGGATATAGAACAGCAGTTGGAAAAAGTAAAAAAGGAGGCTTTAGGTTTACCAGGCCCGATAACCTTGCCGTAGAAGTTATAAAAGGATTACTGGCAACGGTACCGCAACTTGAAACCAAAAGGATAGATGATGTAATAGTGGGTAATGCGGTTCCTGAAGCCGAACAAGGTTTACAGGTAGGCCGTATTATAGCGGCAAAAGCCGTAAGCTTTGATACAGCCGGAATTACCATTAACCGCTATTGTGCAAGCGGCCTTGAAAGCATTGCTATGGCAACTGCAAAAATCAGGAGCGGAATGGCAGAATGTATTATTGCAGGAGGGACAGAAAGTATGAGCCTTGTACCCACTGCAGGATGGAAAACCGTACCCAGTTATGAAATTGCCATAGATGAACCCGATTATTACTTAAGCATGGGGCTTACAGCCGAAGCAGTAGCAAAAGAATATAAAATTAACCGTGAAGACCAGGATGCCTTTGCTTATAATAGCCATGTGAAAGCAGCCAAGGCCATTGATGAAGGTTTTTTTAAAAGCGGCATACTTCCTATTACAGTTGAAGAAGTTTATGTAGATGAAAAGAACAAACGCAAAACAAGGTCCTATATAGTAGATACTGATGAAGGCGTAAGAAGAGATACAACAGTTGAAGGACTTGCAAAATTAAAACCGGCATTTGCTGCAGGTGGTGTAGTTACTGCCGGTAATTCATCGCAAACCAGCGATGGCGCTGCTTTTGTAATTGTAATGAGCGAAAGGATGATTACTGAACTTGGTTTAAAGCCCATTGCAAGGCTGGTAAACTCTGCCTGCGCAGGTGTGCACCCGAGAATAATGGGAATAGGGCCAATTGCTGCAGTTCCCAAAGTATTAAAACAAGCGGGTATATCGCTAAACGATATAGATTTAATTGAACTCAATGAAGCATTTGCTTCACAATCTTTAGCGGTAATAAGGGAACTTAAACTCAACCCATCTATTGTAAATATAAATGGCGGTGCCATTGCACTGGGCCATCCGTTGGGTTGTACGGGCTGCAAGCTTAGCATTCAACTTATTAATGACATGAAAAGGCTGAAGAAAAAATATGGTATGGTTACCGCTTGTGTTGGTGGTGGACAAGGCATTGCAGGCATTATAGAAAATATTGAATAG
- a CDS encoding quinone-dependent dihydroorotate dehydrogenase, whose translation MYQLLRSVLFLMEAEKAHYFSMNSLKLFCRFPFLKKIISNNFKPADKPVKFLGMQFKNPVGLAAGFDKNAKYLCDLEALGFSHVEIGTVTPLPQAGNDKPRLFRLPNDKALINRMGFNNDGTKAMVSRLQLWKEKQRLKGFNDTENRMIIGGNIGKNKATPNEQAWMDFEKCFVALHPYVDYFVVNVSSPNTPGLRELQEKHSLRKIFTTLQGINNSQAVQKPILLKVAPDLSIEQVDDVVDLALEIKIDGLLISNTTLDRSCLSDASKLIAHKAGAGGLSGLPVKSKSTQLLKYIAQKTVGQIPLIASGGIFTAADAQEKLNAGASLVQVWTGFIYEGPGIVKNIMKNL comes from the coding sequence ATGTATCAATTATTGAGGAGCGTTTTGTTTTTGATGGAAGCTGAAAAGGCGCATTATTTTTCCATGAACTCCTTAAAACTTTTTTGCCGCTTCCCTTTTTTAAAAAAAATTATCAGCAATAATTTTAAACCGGCAGATAAACCTGTGAAATTTTTAGGGATGCAATTTAAAAACCCGGTAGGGCTGGCAGCGGGGTTCGATAAAAATGCAAAATACTTATGTGATTTGGAAGCGTTGGGTTTTAGCCATGTGGAAATTGGAACCGTAACGCCGTTGCCCCAGGCAGGCAACGATAAACCCAGGTTGTTCAGGTTGCCCAATGATAAAGCGCTCATCAACCGCATGGGCTTTAATAACGATGGCACAAAAGCTATGGTAAGCAGGCTGCAATTATGGAAGGAGAAGCAACGCCTTAAGGGATTTAATGATACGGAAAACCGTATGATCATTGGCGGAAATATCGGTAAAAATAAAGCTACGCCAAATGAGCAGGCATGGATGGATTTTGAGAAATGTTTTGTTGCACTGCACCCTTATGTAGATTATTTTGTAGTAAATGTAAGCAGCCCCAATACACCCGGCTTAAGGGAGTTGCAGGAAAAACATTCATTGCGAAAAATTTTCACTACGCTACAAGGCATCAATAATTCGCAGGCTGTACAAAAGCCCATACTTTTAAAAGTAGCGCCTGATTTATCCATTGAACAGGTAGACGATGTGGTAGATCTTGCTTTGGAAATTAAAATTGACGGGTTGCTCATAAGCAATACAACGCTTGACAGGAGCTGCCTTAGCGATGCATCAAAATTAATTGCACATAAAGCAGGCGCAGGCGGACTAAGTGGCTTGCCCGTAAAAAGTAAAAGTACACAACTATTAAAATACATTGCTCAGAAAACCGTTGGGCAAATTCCCCTTATAGCCAGTGGTGGCATTTTTACGGCTGCAGATGCCCAGGAAAAACTAAACGCAGGCGCTTCTCTTGTGCAGGTGTGGACAGGGTTTATTTACGAAGGGCCGGGCATTGTAAAAAATATAATGAAAAATTTATGA
- a CDS encoding peptidylprolyl isomerase: protein METDKCIRVKITTDSGIIILKLYDSTPLHRDNFVKLVKEGFYDSLLFHRVIPQFMIQGGDPLSKNATPGTLLGGGGADMPRIPAEFNSNYFHKKGVIAAARDNNPAKASSACQFYLVEGKVSTDAELNQIEQYYGIKYTPEQRKIYTTIGGTPILDQNYTVFGEVEKGIEVIGKITNVPRDSHDRPLADVRMKIEIAE, encoded by the coding sequence ATGGAAACAGATAAATGCATCAGAGTAAAAATAACTACAGATTCAGGCATTATTATTTTAAAATTATACGATAGCACGCCACTACACAGGGATAATTTTGTAAAACTGGTGAAGGAAGGTTTTTACGACAGTCTTTTGTTTCACAGGGTAATACCGCAGTTTATGATACAAGGCGGCGATCCATTGAGCAAAAACGCAACACCAGGCACCTTGCTGGGTGGAGGTGGTGCAGATATGCCAAGGATACCTGCAGAATTCAACAGCAATTATTTTCACAAAAAAGGTGTGATTGCAGCAGCAAGGGATAATAACCCTGCAAAAGCCAGCAGCGCCTGCCAGTTTTATTTGGTAGAAGGTAAAGTAAGTACCGATGCCGAGCTAAACCAGATTGAACAGTATTATGGTATTAAATATACCCCTGAACAACGTAAAATTTATACCACAATTGGCGGTACACCCATTCTAGACCAGAATTATACCGTATTTGGAGAAGTGGAAAAAGGCATTGAAGTAATTGGTAAAATTACCAATGTACCCAGGGATAGCCATGACAGGCCACTTGCAGATGTACGTATGAAAATAGAAATAGCAGAATAA